The genomic window GCCAAACTATATCTAGACATTTCATATCTGCTTTCAGCATTTTACTTTattaaagcaaatatatatatatatatatatatatatatatatatatatatatatatatatatatatatatatatagtataatgtgTATAATGTGATATAGCATTGCATTCTTTTGAAATTACTGCTTTATTTTCTCTATTTGACAgcagaaaatgtgcattttttcatATTCAAGGTTCTACAAGGCATGGATATCAGCcagattcatcaaaaaaaaaaaatggatttatatataaataaaacattatataaaatttaaaacataattaaaagggaattctaattaatttaatttatatatggaTTCAACATAAAGTGCATGACGTCCACAAAATACACTGTACTTGCTGTATAACAATGCTCACATTACAAACAAATCACATACAAAAGAATTATAATCAAGATTTATTTACAACCAATTAGTAGTCAAATTTTAAAGGTGTAAAGAAGAGTAAAGAATAGCAGCACACATTCAACCGCTCAAGAGTAACAAACACAACTTCAGCTTCGCTTGCTGTATGCTTCTACCAATCACTATTCTTTAGATCTGACGTTGTCATAGCAACCTCAACTCAGTGACCTCGTTCTTTCAGCTTTGAAATTATGGGCTGCCCAGCCTGATAACAAGCCAGAAAAAAACAGAGATAGAGAAAATACTTTTTCCTATTTTCTATTGCTGCTGCCGCAATGCAATGACACAGCCTACTGTAATTTCAGAAATTATGAAACATTATGAATCCACCACAAATCTCAGTTAATTAAATTCATTACAAATAAtgacaatacaaataataagtgCATGCAGTGCATTAGAAATTAGTTATTCCTATTCAACGACTCCTGGACAAAATACAGCACAATTTTGTATGCCATGCCTGATAATAATGATGTAATTCTTAacaagctgtttttattttaaacaccATCTAATATTTGCAGAaactaatcattaaaaaaatatgcatcacCAATATATTCTTAATTTCAGTCCTCAAGTGTCACATATTTGATACGTTCATTGTCTTCTAATTCAACTAATTCACAACTGGTGTCTTATAGAAagacagatgatgatgatgatgttaaaaagtaatacatatttttttcttggcACTCATTCGACTCCAACTAGAGCATCATTTGACTACTTTTTCTGATTGTGTACATGCATCTATAGCTTTCAGAAGCACACATCCAGCAGATCCGCAAGCAAACATCATCTGGTGTTGACTCCAGTGTCTTCAGATGTTAATGTAGAAGGACTGAACGAGGAAGAATGGGAGGTTTTGTGTGGCCCTGCAGGAAAATCCTGCTAAAAACAAAACCTGCTCATGAATGTTACGAAACGGTTCTTAGCTGTTGCATCATGTGGAATCTCATTATATTAATAAACCTCGAAAAGGCTCACTGGTGCAATCGTGCAACAATTTTGCATCGTATCATACAGTCGTTAGTTTATTTACATTCGcaggaatgaaaatgaaaaaatggaCCTATTTGTGCTAATGTTGTTTCAAATTCATATGATCTCTGTGGAACTCATACGAAGTTAGGCAGGAATTTTATAATCTTTTGTTAATACAATGACAGTGGATGAATGTAAAATTTGGCAACTCAACATTAAGTTGCAACATCAATGCAATTCACATTCGATACTTTTAACTTCATTTGATTGACTttctatttatgcattttttttttttttgctttaatggaACTTGCATATCACCCACAGATcaccatgatttttttattagaaaagagcagcatgaacattttgagaaatctccttttgtgttccatgcaAGACAAAACAACATGACAGGAAGTAAACGACAGAATTGAGATTAGGATGTCTTGATTTTCAGGCATCAAATGGCACTTCCCAACATGTAATGTTTACTATAGATTTACAGAGAAAGCTGTACCCTAAAttcaaaaaacacaatcaattatttcctgaaatagcattttaaagtgaaataataGGCTACTCTCTGTACCTAACTTGTGTCATGGTTTCCTCTCAATCATGAACAGGAGAAAATTAACATGTTAAGtgttaaaatgttaacattataAAAGGACAAAATTGTTATTTTCTACTGTTGCCATTTAAAAATGCTACTTCATTATTTCTACAATTTAACTCATTATGTGTTTAATGAGAATGAGtctaatgacttttttttaaacaatgagtGCATCTCTTTTCTAGTAGCTCAGGAactattataatttttccatTTCATTAAAATTACTGGAAATTTAACACTCATTTCATAAACCATATATTTTTGTTACAATAAAAGCAAGTTTATAAAGAGAAAATAAGGCAATAGTTCAGTACCTAAATGAATTGCCGatcctcacaaaaaaaaactgcatcacTTAGTTAAAGCACTTTTCTagcttgatatttattttattttatttttttattaaatataaacaaatattattcttTTGTAAGGACCCAAAGGAGaacttgtaatttaattaaacatcagCGCCCCCTTATGGTAAGAAATAGAAGGATGTAGGATTTAgagaaaaaaatgaatcaaaatgcatCAGAATAGGACatatttattgctattttttgCCGTCACATTAACAGAACATCGTCTTagacatttttatgcaataatccTATTTTAAAGAGCTACAATTTTCAGTATGTTGATGTTTACATGTAAACAAAAAGGCAATAGGACAATAAGTATCACTAAAGACAGTAGTGGGTTATAGGCATGATTTGAAGGATTGTGAAAACTGATATTAATCATGACACCGGTGTAGCCTCCGTTTTTCCGTCTGCAGTAACCAGCTCCATCAGAGTACCTGAAGGAGGTCTGTTCTCTCCCGAAGTCCACTTATAGAACAGCCtagaaaacacaaaacagatcACGGTTTAGATCACACACACCACATACTAAAGATGCTCCCAAACACGCGTACTCACTCTGATATGTACTCCAGCGGtgtccaggaagtgacatcaccatCCGGCATGGACTTTCTATTCATGGGTGTATCCAAAGTCACTCTAAAAGAAGTAATTATCAGTtggctttaaaaacaaaaatatatggatggatgaaaaTGAGTTACTATATCGTCATTCCTTACGGAAGTATTGCAACTGCAGTAGATCCTGGAGGAAGACCACTATTTGGCGCGCTCAGGCTCTGACACAACTGATGAACCGCTGCCTTCGCCATGCCATAACCAATGCATCCTACAGTGCCAATGAGAAAGAACACGTCTatacatataaaaacacacatgcatgtatatacgCACTTTGTATTAAACCTGCTCTAAATGTCCTGCAGTAAATATAAGCATGCATACCTGCTGTTGGACCCAGTGCTGCTTTAGCCCCTGCCAGTGTGAGCAGCCCCCCCTCTCTCAGGTGTTTGGCTGCTAGGTGACTGCAAATCGTGGAGGTCCACACACTCTGCTTCCACATCAGATCGGCATTCTTACACAGAGCTGAGGTGCACAGAATACACTCATACTCAATAGAAACTAATATAATAACTTAGGACTTAAGGACATATTTAGATTTTGAAGATAGCGCCCCCTTGTGATAATACTTAGAATGCAACATTTCAGAAAGCAATGGCAAATAAAAATTCAACTTGCATAGCCAGTGAATGTGTTTGTTTAGAGTATGCATTTTGCCTTTAGATCTAAAATGTGACAATGTTCTGGAGTCAAGATTTGGTGTTTCATAAATCAGAGGTTTTCGACAAGAAAACTTTAGCAAAAATTAGTGGCATGATTTAAAGGTGAAATTTAcgccatgatttactcaccctcaagccatcctaggtatATATGATTTTATTCTTCCAGAGGAACAcaataaaagttatatttaaaaatatcctgGCTTTCCCAAGCTTTATTATAGAAGTGAATggctgttgagattttgaaggccaaaaagtgcatccatccatcataaaaagtgctctgTGAGTTGAATAAAGGCCTTCtaaaattaccattttaaatgtaaatgacagggtaattaatttttatttttaggtgaactatccgtttaatattctttttattttatcactaatataattaattttaatattaataaatgtttaatcataaatattttttattgaataaaagttCTTCAAACTTCTGGAAGCACATACATGCACACTATATTCTCTATTATATAGATGGCCTTTGACAGTGGAAGGTCTTTGAGTCAGAAAGGTTGTGAATAGGATATGCATTGcttctgtgtgtgcatgtactAACTTTTGGCCTTGGCACTGCCTCCTGCCCAACCTCCTGCCACACACAAGATGGCATCAACCTTATCTTCACCCAACAGCTCACCCACATCAGCTGTCacctgaataaaaaaagaaagacagagatgTAAATATTTGGCGATTTCATAAAGATGGCAATAGCGTCTGCTGACAACCATTcctagtttttaaaataaatgcaaatgcacaattaaaataaatattgttagtTAAACATACTTCATAATCTTCAGtcataaaaagtcatttttaaccTGGTTGGCTTGCTCAGTGAAGGATTCAGTCATCTTAACTGTAACATTGGCATTGGCTTCTTCATTGGCATTGAGATCTATAGAGGCAACCCACTGTAAATGTCAAAACACACAGCTGAAATAACATGATCCACCTTATTTACACAGTGTATGACAGGCCACAAGAAATGTATGGTAACTGTGacatatgaattaataattaacaaCAGCATCACTAAAACACATGTCTGATTAACAAACTAAAgagctatttatttttaatgacatgaGCTGTCTTTTGGGTTAAGACAACTTACCCAGTTTTTAGCACTGAAGTACTGCACACATGCAGATCCTAGAGCCCCCTTTCCTCCGTAAACAAGCACTCTGTGGGCTTCAGTAGCTGCCATGCTATTCCTGCCTTCAGAAGCACACGAGATCGAGTTATGCAAGAAAATCCGCACGTGCGCCTCCTACAGGTAAAGAGGAGAGGAGCAATCCGAATTTTAATAGTCTTGGTTGTTCAAGCATTCTAAAATGTTTGTATGAACgggtaaaacaattaatttttttttccagtttaatgtttgaaaatattttcccAAGACCAGTGAATGTAAATCCGTACAGCGCCACATATGTAATACTCTTTTTGTCCAGCAGGCGGCGAAGGACGTCTTTTCAAATCACTATTAAAAACAACGTAAAAGAAGAACGCCGCTCTTCCGCAGGAAGTTCATGTTGTTGTGTAGCATCGCTAGGACCCTGTAAAAAAGTTTCTCACTTGGCTTCATCCCTAAATCGACAGCatataatgtttgaaaataatatttaagctTTAGCTGAGCTGTTTCTCTCTGAGAGAGAAGCCTGTGAGGTTT from Carassius auratus strain Wakin chromosome 1, ASM336829v1, whole genome shotgun sequence includes these protein-coding regions:
- the LOC113107586 gene encoding dihydropteridine reductase-like, which produces MAATEAHRVLVYGGKGALGSACVQYFSAKNWWVASIDLNANEEANANVTVKMTESFTEQANQVTADVGELLGEDKVDAILCVAGGWAGGSAKAKTLCKNADLMWKQSVWTSTICSHLAAKHLREGGLLTLAGAKAALGPTAGCIGYGMAKAAVHQLCQSLSAPNSGLPPGSTAVAILPVTLDTPMNRKSMPDGDVTSWTPLEYISELFYKWTSGENRPPSGTLMELVTADGKTEATPVS